The proteins below come from a single Balaenoptera acutorostrata chromosome 2, mBalAcu1.1, whole genome shotgun sequence genomic window:
- the PCDH1 gene encoding protocadherin-1 isoform X6: MDCRARGLRCPEAALLILEPARMGSLRHSPGPGGQRLLLPALLLALLLLLAPSPGHATRVVYKVPEEQPPNTLIGSLAADYGFPDVGHLYKLEVGAPYLRVDGKTGDIFTTETSIDREGLRECQNQLPGEPCILEFEVSITDLVQNGSPRLLEGQIEVQDINDNTPNFASPVITLPIPENTNIGSLFPIPVASDRDAGPNGVASYELQVGPEAQELFGLQVAEDQDGKQPQLIVMGNLDRERLDSYDLTIKVQDGGNPPRASSALLRVTVLDTNDNAPKFERPSYEAELSENSPIGHSVIQVKANDSDQGANAEIDYTFHQVPEVVRRLLRLDRNTGLITVQGPVDREDLSTLRFSVLAKDRGTNPKSARAQVVVTVKDMNDNAPTIEIRGIGLVTHQDGMANISEDVAEETAVALVQVSDRDEGENAAVTCVVAGDVPFQLRQASDTGSDSKKKYFLQTTTPLDYEKVKDYTIEIVAVDSGNPPLSSTNSLKVQVVDVNDNAPVFTQSVTEVAFPENNKPGEVVAEVTASDADSGSNAELVYSLEPEPAAKGLFTISPETGEIRVKTSLDREQRESYELKVVAADRGSPSLQGTATVLVNVLDCNDNDPKFMLSGYNFSVMENMPALSPVGMVTVIDGDKGENARVQLTVEQDNGDFVIQNGTGTILSSLSFDREQQSTYTFQLKAVDSGVPPRSAYVGVTINVLDENDNAPFITAPSNTSHRLLTPQTRLGETVSQVTAEDIDSGVNAELTYSIAGGNPYGLFQIGSHSGAITLEKEIERRHHGLHRLVVKVSDRGKPPRYGTALVHLYVNDTLANRTLLETLLGHSLDTPLDIDIAGDPEYERSKQRSNILFGVVAGVVAVALLIALAVLVRYCRQREAKSGYQAGKKETKDLYAPKPSSKVSKGNKSKGKKSKSPKPVKPVEDEDEAGLQKSLKFNLMSDAPGDSPRIHLPLNYPPGSPDLGRHYRSNSPLPSIQLQPQSPSASKKHQVVQDLPPANTFVGTGDTTSTGSEQYSDYSYRTNPPKYPSKQKRITGERPSDVPRGQD; the protein is encoded by the exons ATGGACTGCAGGGCCCGCGGCCTGCGCTGCCCAGAGGCGG CCCTCCTGATTCTGGAGCCTGCCCGGATGGGGTCCCTGAGGCACAGCCCAGGCCCTGGGGGGCAACGGTTGCTGCTGCCTGCCTTGCTGCTGGCACTTCTGCTGCTGCTGGCTCCATCCCCAGGCCATGCCACTCGGGTGGTGTACAAGGTGCCAGAGGAACAACCGCCCAACACCCTCATTGGGAGCCTCGCAGCCGATTATGGTTTTCCAGACGTGGGCCACCTATACAAACTAGAAGTAGGCGCCCCGTACCTGCGGGTGGATGGCAAGACGGGCGACATCTTTACCACGGAGACCTCTATCGACCGCGAGGGGCTCCGTGAATGCCAGAACCAGCTCCCTGGTGAGCCCTGCATCCTGGAGTTTGAGGTGTCTATCACGGACCTTGTGCAGAATGGCAGCCCCCGGCTGCTAGAGGGCCAGATAGAGGTCCAGGACATCAATGACAACACGCCCAACTTCGCCTCACCAGTCATCACGCTGCCCATCCCCGAGAACACCAACATCGGCTCACTCTTCCCCATCCCGGTGGCTTCGGACCGCGATGCTGGCCCCAACGGTGTGGCATCCTATGAGCTGCAGGTGGGGCCCGAGGCCCAGGAGCTATTTgggctgcaggtggcagaggacCAGGACGGAAAGCAGCCGCAGCTCATCGTGATGGGCAACCTGGACCGGGAGCGCTTGGACTCGTATGACCTCACTATCAAGGTGCAGGATGGTGGCAACCCCCCACGCGCCAGCAGCGCCCTGCTGCGAGTCACCGTGCTCGACACCAATGACAATGCCCCCAAGTTCGAGCGGCCATCCTACGAGGCTGAGCTGTCTGAGAACAGCCCCATAGGACACTCGGTCATCCAG GTGAAGGCCAATGACTCCGACCAAGGTGCCAACGCAGAGATCGACTACACGTTCCACCAGGTGCCCGAAGTTGTGAGGCGTCTTCTGAGACTGGACAGGAACACGGGACTTATCACTGTGCAGGGCCCCGTGGACCGCGAGGACCTAAGCACCCTGCGCTTCTCGGTGCTTGCCAAGGACCGAGGCACCAACCCCAAGAGTGCCCGAGCCCAAGTGGTGGTGACCGTGAAGGACATGAACGACAATGCCCCCACCATTGAAATCCGGGGCATAGGGCTGGTGACTCACCAAGACGGGATGGCTAACATCTCAGAGGACGTGGCAGAAGAGACAGCTGTGGCCCTGGTGCAGGTATCTGACCGAGATGAGGGAGAAAATGCAGCTGTCACCTGTGTGGTGGCAGGTGACGTGCCCTTCCAGCTCCGCCAGGCCAGTGACACGGGAAGTGACAGCAAGAAGAAGTACTTCCTGCAGACGACCACCCCGCTCGACTATGAGAAGGTCAAAGACTACACCATTGAGATTGTGGCCGTGGACTCTGGCAACCCCCCACTCTCGAGCACCAATTCCCTCAAGGTGCAGGTGGTGGATGTCAATGACAATGCACCTGTCTTCACCCAGAGCGTCACTGAGGTTGCCTTCCCAGAAAACAACAAGCCAGGTGAAGTGGTCGCTGAGGTCACTGCCAGTGATGCCGACTCGGGCTCCAATGCTGAGCTGGTTTACTCTCTGGAGCCTGAGCCGGCTGCCAAGGGCCTCTTCACCATCTCACCGGAAACTGGAGAGATCCGGGTGAAGACATCCCTTGATAGGGAACAGAGGGAAAGCTATGAGTTGAAGGTGGTGGCAGCCGACCGGGGCAGCCCCAGCCTCCAAGGCACAGCCACCGTCCTTGTCAACGTGCTGGACTGCAATGACAATGACCCCAAGTTTATGCTGAGTGGCTACAACTTCTCAGTGATGGAGAACATGCCGGCGCTGAGTCCAGTGGGCATGGTGACGGTCATTGATGGGGACAAGGGGGAGAACGCCCGGGTGCAGCTCACGGTGGAGCAGGACAATGGTGATTTTGTTATCCAGAACGGCACGGGCACCATCCTCTCCAGCCTGAGCTTCGATCGGGAGCAGCAAAGCACCTATACCTTCCAGCTGAAGGCGGTGGACAGCGGCGTCCCACCTCGCTCGGCTTACGTTGGCGTCACCATCAACGTGCTGGATGAGAATGACAATGCACCCTTTATCACCGCCCCTTCCAACACCTCCCACCGGCTGCTGACCCCGCAGACCCGTCTGGGTGAGACGGTCAGCCAGGTGACAGCTGAGGACATTGACTCTGGTGTCAACGCTGAGCTGACCTACAGCATCGCCGGTGGCAACCCTTATGGACTCTTCCAGATTGGGTCACATTCCGGTGCCATCACCCTGGAAAAGGAGATTGAGCGGCGCCACCACGGGCTGCACCGCTTAGTGGTGAAGGTCAGTGACCGTGGCAAGCCCCCTCGCTATGGCACAGCCTTGGTCCACTTGTATGTCAATGACACCCTGGCCAACCGCACCCTGCTGGAGACCCTGCTGGGCCACAGCCTGGACACGCCGCTGGACATCGACATTGCTGGGGATCCGGAATACGAGCGCTCCAAGCAGCGCAGCAACATCCTGTTTGGCGTGGTGGCGGGTGTCGTGGCCGTGGCCTTGCTCATCGCCCTGGCCGTGCTCGTGCGCTACTGCCGGCAACGGGAGGCCAAGAGTGGCTATCAGGCTGGCAAGAAGGAGACCAAGGACCTGTATGCTCCCAAGCCCAGCAGCAAAGTttccaagggaaacaaaagcaagggCAAGAAGAGCAAGTCTCCTAAGCCCGTGAAGCCGGTGGAGGACGAGGATGAGGCCGGGCTGCAGAAATCCCTCAAGTTCAACCTGATGAGCGATGCCCCTGGGGACAGCCCCCGCATCCACCTGCCCCTCAACTACCCACCAGGCAGCCCTGACCTCGGCCGCCACTATCGCTCTAATTCCCCGCTGCCTTCCATCCAGCTGCAGCCTCAGTCACCCTCCGCCTCCAAGAAGCACCAGGTGGTGCAGGACCTGCCGCCAGCCAACACTTTCGTAGGCACTGGGGACACGACGTCCACGGGCTCTGAGCAGTACTCCGACTACAGCTACCGCACCAACCCCCCCAAATACCCCAGCAAGCAG aaaagaatcaCAGGAGAAAGACCAAGTGATGTGCCTAGGGGGCAGGACTGA
- the PCDH1 gene encoding protocadherin-1 isoform X5 yields MDCRARGLRCPEAALLILEPARMGSLRHSPGPGGQRLLLPALLLALLLLLAPSPGHATRVVYKVPEEQPPNTLIGSLAADYGFPDVGHLYKLEVGAPYLRVDGKTGDIFTTETSIDREGLRECQNQLPGEPCILEFEVSITDLVQNGSPRLLEGQIEVQDINDNTPNFASPVITLPIPENTNIGSLFPIPVASDRDAGPNGVASYELQVGPEAQELFGLQVAEDQDGKQPQLIVMGNLDRERLDSYDLTIKVQDGGNPPRASSALLRVTVLDTNDNAPKFERPSYEAELSENSPIGHSVIQVKANDSDQGANAEIDYTFHQVPEVVRRLLRLDRNTGLITVQGPVDREDLSTLRFSVLAKDRGTNPKSARAQVVVTVKDMNDNAPTIEIRGIGLVTHQDGMANISEDVAEETAVALVQVSDRDEGENAAVTCVVAGDVPFQLRQASDTGSDSKKKYFLQTTTPLDYEKVKDYTIEIVAVDSGNPPLSSTNSLKVQVVDVNDNAPVFTQSVTEVAFPENNKPGEVVAEVTASDADSGSNAELVYSLEPEPAAKGLFTISPETGEIRVKTSLDREQRESYELKVVAADRGSPSLQGTATVLVNVLDCNDNDPKFMLSGYNFSVMENMPALSPVGMVTVIDGDKGENARVQLTVEQDNGDFVIQNGTGTILSSLSFDREQQSTYTFQLKAVDSGVPPRSAYVGVTINVLDENDNAPFITAPSNTSHRLLTPQTRLGETVSQVTAEDIDSGVNAELTYSIAGGNPYGLFQIGSHSGAITLEKEIERRHHGLHRLVVKVSDRGKPPRYGTALVHLYVNDTLANRTLLETLLGHSLDTPLDIDIAGDPEYERSKQRSNILFGVVAGVVAVALLIALAVLVRYCRQREAKSGYQAGKKETKDLYAPKPSSKVSKGNKSKGKKSKSPKPVKPVEDEDEAGLQKSLKFNLMSDAPGDSPRIHLPLNYPPGSPDLGRHYRSNSPLPSIQLQPQSPSASKKHQVVQDLPPANTFVGTGDTTSTGSEQYSDYSYRTNPPKYPSKQLPHRRVTFSATSQAQELQDPSQHSYYDSGLEESETPSSKSSSGPRLGPLALPEDHYERTTPDGSIGEMEHPENEPAGRSRP; encoded by the exons ATGGACTGCAGGGCCCGCGGCCTGCGCTGCCCAGAGGCGG CCCTCCTGATTCTGGAGCCTGCCCGGATGGGGTCCCTGAGGCACAGCCCAGGCCCTGGGGGGCAACGGTTGCTGCTGCCTGCCTTGCTGCTGGCACTTCTGCTGCTGCTGGCTCCATCCCCAGGCCATGCCACTCGGGTGGTGTACAAGGTGCCAGAGGAACAACCGCCCAACACCCTCATTGGGAGCCTCGCAGCCGATTATGGTTTTCCAGACGTGGGCCACCTATACAAACTAGAAGTAGGCGCCCCGTACCTGCGGGTGGATGGCAAGACGGGCGACATCTTTACCACGGAGACCTCTATCGACCGCGAGGGGCTCCGTGAATGCCAGAACCAGCTCCCTGGTGAGCCCTGCATCCTGGAGTTTGAGGTGTCTATCACGGACCTTGTGCAGAATGGCAGCCCCCGGCTGCTAGAGGGCCAGATAGAGGTCCAGGACATCAATGACAACACGCCCAACTTCGCCTCACCAGTCATCACGCTGCCCATCCCCGAGAACACCAACATCGGCTCACTCTTCCCCATCCCGGTGGCTTCGGACCGCGATGCTGGCCCCAACGGTGTGGCATCCTATGAGCTGCAGGTGGGGCCCGAGGCCCAGGAGCTATTTgggctgcaggtggcagaggacCAGGACGGAAAGCAGCCGCAGCTCATCGTGATGGGCAACCTGGACCGGGAGCGCTTGGACTCGTATGACCTCACTATCAAGGTGCAGGATGGTGGCAACCCCCCACGCGCCAGCAGCGCCCTGCTGCGAGTCACCGTGCTCGACACCAATGACAATGCCCCCAAGTTCGAGCGGCCATCCTACGAGGCTGAGCTGTCTGAGAACAGCCCCATAGGACACTCGGTCATCCAG GTGAAGGCCAATGACTCCGACCAAGGTGCCAACGCAGAGATCGACTACACGTTCCACCAGGTGCCCGAAGTTGTGAGGCGTCTTCTGAGACTGGACAGGAACACGGGACTTATCACTGTGCAGGGCCCCGTGGACCGCGAGGACCTAAGCACCCTGCGCTTCTCGGTGCTTGCCAAGGACCGAGGCACCAACCCCAAGAGTGCCCGAGCCCAAGTGGTGGTGACCGTGAAGGACATGAACGACAATGCCCCCACCATTGAAATCCGGGGCATAGGGCTGGTGACTCACCAAGACGGGATGGCTAACATCTCAGAGGACGTGGCAGAAGAGACAGCTGTGGCCCTGGTGCAGGTATCTGACCGAGATGAGGGAGAAAATGCAGCTGTCACCTGTGTGGTGGCAGGTGACGTGCCCTTCCAGCTCCGCCAGGCCAGTGACACGGGAAGTGACAGCAAGAAGAAGTACTTCCTGCAGACGACCACCCCGCTCGACTATGAGAAGGTCAAAGACTACACCATTGAGATTGTGGCCGTGGACTCTGGCAACCCCCCACTCTCGAGCACCAATTCCCTCAAGGTGCAGGTGGTGGATGTCAATGACAATGCACCTGTCTTCACCCAGAGCGTCACTGAGGTTGCCTTCCCAGAAAACAACAAGCCAGGTGAAGTGGTCGCTGAGGTCACTGCCAGTGATGCCGACTCGGGCTCCAATGCTGAGCTGGTTTACTCTCTGGAGCCTGAGCCGGCTGCCAAGGGCCTCTTCACCATCTCACCGGAAACTGGAGAGATCCGGGTGAAGACATCCCTTGATAGGGAACAGAGGGAAAGCTATGAGTTGAAGGTGGTGGCAGCCGACCGGGGCAGCCCCAGCCTCCAAGGCACAGCCACCGTCCTTGTCAACGTGCTGGACTGCAATGACAATGACCCCAAGTTTATGCTGAGTGGCTACAACTTCTCAGTGATGGAGAACATGCCGGCGCTGAGTCCAGTGGGCATGGTGACGGTCATTGATGGGGACAAGGGGGAGAACGCCCGGGTGCAGCTCACGGTGGAGCAGGACAATGGTGATTTTGTTATCCAGAACGGCACGGGCACCATCCTCTCCAGCCTGAGCTTCGATCGGGAGCAGCAAAGCACCTATACCTTCCAGCTGAAGGCGGTGGACAGCGGCGTCCCACCTCGCTCGGCTTACGTTGGCGTCACCATCAACGTGCTGGATGAGAATGACAATGCACCCTTTATCACCGCCCCTTCCAACACCTCCCACCGGCTGCTGACCCCGCAGACCCGTCTGGGTGAGACGGTCAGCCAGGTGACAGCTGAGGACATTGACTCTGGTGTCAACGCTGAGCTGACCTACAGCATCGCCGGTGGCAACCCTTATGGACTCTTCCAGATTGGGTCACATTCCGGTGCCATCACCCTGGAAAAGGAGATTGAGCGGCGCCACCACGGGCTGCACCGCTTAGTGGTGAAGGTCAGTGACCGTGGCAAGCCCCCTCGCTATGGCACAGCCTTGGTCCACTTGTATGTCAATGACACCCTGGCCAACCGCACCCTGCTGGAGACCCTGCTGGGCCACAGCCTGGACACGCCGCTGGACATCGACATTGCTGGGGATCCGGAATACGAGCGCTCCAAGCAGCGCAGCAACATCCTGTTTGGCGTGGTGGCGGGTGTCGTGGCCGTGGCCTTGCTCATCGCCCTGGCCGTGCTCGTGCGCTACTGCCGGCAACGGGAGGCCAAGAGTGGCTATCAGGCTGGCAAGAAGGAGACCAAGGACCTGTATGCTCCCAAGCCCAGCAGCAAAGTttccaagggaaacaaaagcaagggCAAGAAGAGCAAGTCTCCTAAGCCCGTGAAGCCGGTGGAGGACGAGGATGAGGCCGGGCTGCAGAAATCCCTCAAGTTCAACCTGATGAGCGATGCCCCTGGGGACAGCCCCCGCATCCACCTGCCCCTCAACTACCCACCAGGCAGCCCTGACCTCGGCCGCCACTATCGCTCTAATTCCCCGCTGCCTTCCATCCAGCTGCAGCCTCAGTCACCCTCCGCCTCCAAGAAGCACCAGGTGGTGCAGGACCTGCCGCCAGCCAACACTTTCGTAGGCACTGGGGACACGACGTCCACGGGCTCTGAGCAGTACTCCGACTACAGCTACCGCACCAACCCCCCCAAATACCCCAGCAAGCAG